The following coding sequences are from one Panicum hallii strain FIL2 chromosome 5, PHallii_v3.1, whole genome shotgun sequence window:
- the LOC112891401 gene encoding jmjC domain-containing protein 4 isoform X1, whose amino-acid sequence MGNHARAETTARSACRPQLRRLRDCALPTTPPPEPERSCRRSKRASLPSPSVDQMDGRVKVVGQVERVDGASLTYAEFVDRFMAPNCPVVLTGLTASWRACEDWTLPGPGDRRRPDLSFFARNFPSPLVQVADCSSREFTDQKRLEMSMQEFIDHWVGDAHGGSSAGDRESSLLYLKDWHFVKEYPDYVAYTTPTFFIDDWLNMYLDSHPIHRDSDIAKHKNETNCSDYRFVYMGEKGTWTPLHADVFRSYSWSANVCGRKQWLFLPPSQSHRVFDRYMRSSVYNLNDDVSEKLFPEFNKAEWLECIQEQNEIIFVPSGWYHQVHNLEDTISINHNWFNAYNLHWVWNLLYEDYKVAKEYIEDIRDICDDFEGLCQRNLAANTGMNFYDFFVFIVRFALANVIELYHLQQPEVATFSTETAHHFVYNLKSIRNVASKMITTEAFTTENLRSISEDNRSAFSNVKQILEEESFRRLLVTLSKAYEHIDRGQRNCLKSCTSYQKSCLSMICLKSDCNVVDHITSLIGEVCVPADLVTLIDSALSDG is encoded by the exons ATGGGCAACCACGCTCGTGCGGAAACTACGGCCCGGTCGGCTTGTCGCCCCCAACTCCGGCGACTCCGCGACTGCGCACTTCCAActacgccgccgcccgagcccgagcgAAGCTGCCGAAGAAGCAAGCGTGcctcccttccctctccctcGGTCGACCAGATGGACGGCCGCGTGAAGGTGGTGGGGCAGGTGGAGCGCGTGGACGGAGCGTCGCTGACCTACGCGGAGTTCGTCGACCGCTTCATGGCGCCCAACTGCCCCGTCGTCCTCACGGGGCTCACCGCGTCCTGGCGGGCCTGCGAGGACTGGACGCTCCCCGGCCccggcgaccgccgccgccctgacCTCAGCTTCTTCGCCCGGAACTTCCCCTCCCCTCTCGTCCAG GTCGCTGACTGCTCCTCGAGGGAGTTCACGGACCAGAAGCGGCTTGAGATGTCCATGCAGGAGTTCATAGACCACTGGGTTGGAGACGCTCACGGTGGCTCCAGTGCTGGGGATCGCGAGAGCTCCCTGTTGTATCTGAAAGATTGGCATTTCGTTAAG GAGTACCCTGATTATGTTGCATATACTACACCAACATTCTTCATTGATGATTGGCTCAACATGTATCTTGACAGTCACCCTATACATAGAGATTCTGACATTGCCAAGCATAAAAATGAAACAAACTGTTCAGACTATCGGTTTGTTTACATGGGAGAAAAAG GAACCTGGACTCCTCTGCATGCTGATGTTTTTAGGTCATACAGCTGGTCAGCAAACGTTTGTGGGAGAAAACAATGGTTGTTTCTACCACCATCACAAAGTCACCGTGTATTTGATAG GTACATGAGATCTTCGGTCTATAACTTAAATGATGATGTTTCTGAAAAGCTTTTTCCTGAATTCAATAAg GCTGAATGGCTAGAGTGCATTCAAGAGCAGAATGAAATCATATTTGTTCCCAGTGGATGGTATCACCAAGTCCATAACCTG GAGGATACTATATCTATAAACCATAATTGGTTTAATGCCTACAACCTACACTGGGTG TGGAACTTGCTTTATGAAGACTACAAAGTTGCAAAAGAATATATTGAAGACATTCGAGATATATGTGACGATTTCGAAGGGCTTTGCCAACGGAACTTGGCAGCTAATACAG GCATGAACTTCTATGATTTCTTCGTTTTCATAGTGCGGTTTGCTTTAGCCAATGTAATTGAGCTTTACCATCTTCAGCAGCCAGAGGTTGCAACATTTTCAACAGAAACTGCACACCATTTTGTCTATAATCTGAAGTCAATTCGTAATGTGGCATCAAAAATGATAACTACAGAGGCTTTCACTACTGAGAATCTTCGTAGTATTTCTGAAGATAACCGTAGTGCTTTCTCCAATGTCAAACAAATATTAGAAGAAGAGAGTTTCAGAAGGCTATTGGTGACACTATCAAAGGCATATGAACACATAGACAGAGGGCAAAGAAATTGTCTCAAATCTTGTACTTCATATCAGAAGAGCTGTTTGTCAATGATCTGCTTGAAATCTGATTGCAATGTTGTTGATCACATTACTTCTTTGATCGGCGAAGTTTGTGTACCTGCGGATTTGGTGACACTAATTGATAGTGCTCTCTCTGATGGATAG
- the LOC112891401 gene encoding jmjC domain-containing protein 4 isoform X2, translated as MDGRVKVVGQVERVDGASLTYAEFVDRFMAPNCPVVLTGLTASWRACEDWTLPGPGDRRRPDLSFFARNFPSPLVQVADCSSREFTDQKRLEMSMQEFIDHWVGDAHGGSSAGDRESSLLYLKDWHFVKEYPDYVAYTTPTFFIDDWLNMYLDSHPIHRDSDIAKHKNETNCSDYRFVYMGEKGTWTPLHADVFRSYSWSANVCGRKQWLFLPPSQSHRVFDRYMRSSVYNLNDDVSEKLFPEFNKAEWLECIQEQNEIIFVPSGWYHQVHNLEDTISINHNWFNAYNLHWVTTKLQKNILKTFEIYVTISKGFANGTWQLIQA; from the exons ATGGACGGCCGCGTGAAGGTGGTGGGGCAGGTGGAGCGCGTGGACGGAGCGTCGCTGACCTACGCGGAGTTCGTCGACCGCTTCATGGCGCCCAACTGCCCCGTCGTCCTCACGGGGCTCACCGCGTCCTGGCGGGCCTGCGAGGACTGGACGCTCCCCGGCCccggcgaccgccgccgccctgacCTCAGCTTCTTCGCCCGGAACTTCCCCTCCCCTCTCGTCCAG GTCGCTGACTGCTCCTCGAGGGAGTTCACGGACCAGAAGCGGCTTGAGATGTCCATGCAGGAGTTCATAGACCACTGGGTTGGAGACGCTCACGGTGGCTCCAGTGCTGGGGATCGCGAGAGCTCCCTGTTGTATCTGAAAGATTGGCATTTCGTTAAG GAGTACCCTGATTATGTTGCATATACTACACCAACATTCTTCATTGATGATTGGCTCAACATGTATCTTGACAGTCACCCTATACATAGAGATTCTGACATTGCCAAGCATAAAAATGAAACAAACTGTTCAGACTATCGGTTTGTTTACATGGGAGAAAAAG GAACCTGGACTCCTCTGCATGCTGATGTTTTTAGGTCATACAGCTGGTCAGCAAACGTTTGTGGGAGAAAACAATGGTTGTTTCTACCACCATCACAAAGTCACCGTGTATTTGATAG GTACATGAGATCTTCGGTCTATAACTTAAATGATGATGTTTCTGAAAAGCTTTTTCCTGAATTCAATAAg GCTGAATGGCTAGAGTGCATTCAAGAGCAGAATGAAATCATATTTGTTCCCAGTGGATGGTATCACCAAGTCCATAACCTG GAGGATACTATATCTATAAACCATAATTGGTTTAATGCCTACAACCTACACTGGGTG ACTACAAAGTTGCAAAAGAATATATTGAAGACATTCGAGATATATGTGACGATTTCGAAGGGCTTTGCCAACGGAACTTGGCAGCTAATACAG GCATGA
- the LOC112891443 gene encoding wiskott-Aldrich syndrome protein family member 2-like, which translates to MELEARMRAEMEAEREADRQRMASMFAYIQSLGAATGLPPPPPFVTPPRPPTDPFSTSNQSAASNDPYISPNQTNRSNWPPSA; encoded by the exons ATGGAGTTGGAGGCAAGGATGAGGGCGGAGATGGAGGCCGAGCGGGAGGCTGACCGACAGAGGATGGCGAGCATGTTCGCGTACATTCAGAGTCTTGGCGCCGCGACGGGTCTACCTCCGCCACCTCCCTTCGTCACCCCACCTAGACCACCCACCGATCCGTTTTCTACTTCA AATCAGTCGGCGGCCTCCAATGATCCGTATATTTCTCCAAATCAGACCAACCGGAGCAACTGGCCACCTTCGGCATAG